Proteins encoded in a region of the Neodiprion virginianus isolate iyNeoVirg1 chromosome 2, iyNeoVirg1.1, whole genome shotgun sequence genome:
- the LOC124298392 gene encoding probable 2-oxoglutarate dehydrogenase E1 component DHKTD1, mitochondrial isoform X4 codes for MYRNVSNIIGENYCRLGTCVSRDRILPRNQINFPCANRRRILAKFYHSKHGVYGYKPKTYKKYYEVSRESLTSRAKYSNFYRLVTAYREHGHKQASIDPISLQTPSPSPELNLNKFGLNGDEKVSFQGILNAKQTEGSVNVALSILRKVYAGPIGVEFSYLETEEEREWFAQNFEEVYMEALDRDTKRAIVTEMLKSQALDKFLAIKFVTFKRYGGEGAESMMAFFHEFFKQATAAKLDHIVMCMPHRGRLNFLTGMLRFPPKKLFHKLRGFAEFPEDVKATGDVTSHFTSSVDLSFDQRNLHVTMLYNPSHLEAVNPVSMGKTRGVMQAVGDGAYSRGQDLAWSDKVLNLQVHGDAAYAGQGVNQESLALHAAPHFEIGGSVHLIVNNQLGFTTPADRGRSSRYCTDIAKSICAPVLHVNGDDPEMVVRATRLACRYQRKFRKDVFVDMNCFRRWGHNELDDPTFTNPAIYKIIQTRKSVPDKYAEELIKAEIMTTDEAKSIVSEHTAWLAESLRQVDNYVPEPVYFGGRWSEMSQAQASVSKWNTGVDVDLLRFIASKSVQCQELEIHPHLLKSHVEARLNKVSDGLKIDWATAEALAFGSLLHEGYNVRISGQDVGRGTFSHRHAMLVDQSTGDIHIPLNSMTETQTGKLELANSILSEEAVLGFEYGLSIASPSTLAIWEAQFGDFFNGAQIIIDTFVSSGEVKWMISSGLTMLLPHGYDGAGPEHSSCRMERFLQLTDSNEDRPDGDDVNMQLANPTTPAQYFHLLRRQMVRNFRKPLIVVAPKILIRHSAATSSLTDMETGTSFVNVIGDTTVNPAEVKKRLSGVRKNHKIWERGVS; via the exons ATGTACAGAAACGTATCTAATATCATTGGAGAAAATTACTGTCGCTTGGGCACATGCGTGTCTCGCGATAGAATATTACCAAGAAATCAAATTAACTTTCCTTGTGCGAATCGGCGGAGAATTTTAGCAAAGTTTTATCATAGTAAACATGGCGTCTATGGATACAAACCGAAGACTTATAAGAAATATTACGAAG TATCCAGAGAAAGTCTGACGTCACGAGCTAAATACAGCAATTTTTACAGACTGGTCACAGCCTACAGAGAACATGGTCACAAACAGGCAAGCATAGATCCCATATCACTGCAAACACCTAGTCCGTCGCCGGAATTGAACCTGAATAAATTTGGCCTTAATGGCGACGAAAAAGTTTCCTTTCAGGGAATTTTGAACGCGAAACAAACGGAAGGGTCTGTAAACGTGGCGTTGAGTATTTTGAGAAAGGTTTACGCTGGTCCTATAGGAGTTGAATTTAGTTACTTAGAG ACTGAAGAGGAAAGAGAATGGTTCGCGCAAAATTTCGAAGAGGTTTACATGGAGGCGTTGGACAGGGATACAAAGAGGGCAATAGTTACGGAAATGCTGAAGAGTCAGGCTTTGGACAAATTTTTGGctataaaatttgtaacattCAAAAGATACGGTGGAGAAGGTGCCGAAAGTATGATggcgttttttcacgaattctTCAAGCAAGCAACAGCTG CAAAATTAGATCACATCGTGATGTGTATGCCGCATCGTGGGAGACTGAATTTCTTGACCGGAATGCTGAGGTTTCCACCaaagaaactttttcacaaattACGAGGCTTCGCAGAGTTTCCAGAAGACGTTAAAGCGACTGGAGACGTGACAAGTCACTTCACCTCATCCGTTGATCTCTCCTTCGACCAAAGAAACCTACACGTCACTATGCTTTACAATCCATCCCATTTGGAAGCTGTGAACCCTGTGTCAATGGGAAAGACAAGGGGCGTTATGCAGGCAGTTGGGGATGGGGCTTATTCTCGTGGCCAGGATTTGGCTTGGAGCGACAAAGTACTGAATCTACAG GTTCATGGGGATGCAGCGTACGCGGGTCAAGGCGTTAATCAAGAATCATTGGCCCTACACGCAGCCCCACATTTTGAAATCGGTGGTTCTGTACATTTAATCGTTAATAACCAATTGGGATTTACAACACCTGCAGACAGAGGAAGGTCCTCAAGGTATTGCACCGATATAGCTAAAAGCATATGTGCTCCAGTATTGCACGTCAACGGCGATGATCCAGAG ATGGTTGTTCGTGCCACGCGACTCGCCTGTCGATACCAAAGAAAATTTAGGAAAGATGTATTCGTCGACATGAACTGCTTTAGGAGATGGGGACACAACGAGCTCGATGATCCTACGTTCACGAATCCCGctatttacaaaattatccAAACCCgcaa GTCAGTACCAGATAAATATGCAGAAGAACTAATAAAGGCAGAGATTATGACGACTGACGAAGCCAAGTCTATAGTTTCCGAGCACACAGCTTGGCTTGCAGAGTCTCTGAGGCAAGTCGACAATTACGTACCGGAACCGGTCTATTTTGGCGGAAGGTGGTCAGAGATGTCACAGGCACAAGCTAGCGTTTCCAAATGGAATACAGGAGTCGATGTAGATCTGTTAAGATTCATTGCAAGCAAAAGTGTGCAGTGCCaggaattg GAAATTCATCCCCACCTTTTAAAATCACACGTTGAAGCGAGATTGAACAAAGTGTCCGATGGACTAAAGATAGACTGGGCAACTGCCGAGGCATTGGCCTTCGGGTCTTTACTTCACGAAGGCTACAACGTCAGGATTAGCGGCCAGGACGTTGGACGAGGCACATTTTCGCACAGACATGCTATGCTGGTAGATCAGTCAACGGGTG ATATTCACATTCCCCTGAACTCGATGACCGAAACCCAAACCGGGAAGTTGGAATTAGCCAATAGTATTTTATCCGAAGAAGCGGTTCTCGGTTTCGAGTATGGTTTGAGCATAGCTTCACCATCGACCCTTGCGATATGGGAGGCACAATTTGGGGACTTTTTCAACGGTGCCCAAATCATAATTGACACATTCGTAAGCAGTGGCGAGGTTAAATGGATGATTAGCAGTGGATTGACCATGCTACTGCCGCATGGTTACGATGGCGCGGGACCGGAACACAGTTCCTGCAGAATGGAAAGATTTCTCCAGCTGACAGACAGCAACGAGGATAGACCAGACGGAGACGATGTTAACATGCAGCTAGCCAACCCAACGACACCGGCGCAGTATTTCCATTTACTCAGAAGACAG ATGGTGCGGAATTTTAGAAAACCACTTATCGTAGTGGCAccgaaaattttaattcgacATTCCGCGGCAACTTCGTCG